TGCGACATACTTAATGCGTGACAAGTTGCCTggcgagtgtgtgtatgtatgtgtgtgtgtgtgttctggcaGAGGTGCCCTGGGATCGCTCAGAGCTTTGCGGTGGTCGTGTGTGTTTAGAACAGGGTTGCATTTGCAGCGTGAGAGTGAGACTTTGAGATTGTTTTTAAATCCGTGTGTCATGGTCTCAGTGTTTGCTGAGAGTTGTTTTTGATCTTTTGTAAatatctgattttatttttcacggTGAagcttcttaaaaatattttgattgtATTCTTGCTTTGGATGGTGGAGCTGGCTCACTTGCAGCACCTTGTCTCAGGCGACTTCAGAGCTCGGGATGTCGGCGCTGTTCCGTACATCTGACGCCTGAGGCTGGTGCGAGTGGTGGGCAGAATGACATTCCGTGTTTTTGTTGCTGGCATCTTTGTGTTGAGGGCACAACAGATAACCTCTCTGTGTGCATCACTGCTCCATTTACTCCCGTTCTTGTTTGGGGCTGCTGGTAGAGCACAGCACCTTCCCGTGTGGCGTAGGGAAAACCGCTGGAAGCACGCTTTACAGTTCAGAGCCCTTCCAGCTGGACTCCCTGTGGTGTGTCCTGTATATTCACCACGTGTTCCTGGTACGCTAGTCACGTCCCTCCCAGGGGCCCTTTGGTTTCACACGAGCACTTTGAAAAGCATTATATCTGTAGTGGAACCAGTTTCTCCTCCCTGTTTATGAGCTGCAGGGAGTGGGTTTGCCATCCTGTCCCACTTAGAGCAGAATGACTTGGGCTAATGGTTTCGTACGTACATCTGCCTTAATTAGGTATATGTTGTGTGCATGTGCTTTATTTAATTCTTTGTCCTCGAAGGCTCAGAGACCACGATTTTATCTGTTCACCAGGCAGTGTTAGGAGAACGCTTATTTCTGTGAAAGGAGCATTAAATGCTGGATGGACTCTTTACTCTCAAAGCATTCTATTAAAACACCCATGTATATAAAATACCTGTGTGCGTTGTCCTATCATTTTTCCTGCTGCCCCCCACAGTGCtctatggtgtgtgtgtgtttgttcctttaATGTGTACTGTTTACAGCAGCTCCATTTACAGGGCCACAACTAACAGTCTCCTTATTGTCTGACAGGCAAGTTATGGGTTttcaaagaaactttttttaaactttctggTTGCTTTCCTCCCTCATatacctacattttttttttttttgcacaccttaattcaactctcTGCCAGTGTTTACAGCGCACACCTATTGTTCCCACTATGATGAACGTCAATCAGCATTagaaattttttcaaaatgactgcAAATACATTGTCTCCATGAAGtatgatgaaatgaaattaatctttagtgcataaacaaacatgcacatacGTAGTAGAATAAAAGTGCAGTACACGAGAGGTAAGGTGGGTTGTGCGTGTGGTGGCCTTATTACGGTTTAACCAGCTGATGGCAGCAGCGAGAGCAGTCCATGGCTCGTATGGCCAGGGTCTCTAATGATCTTGCTGTCCACACCGCTCTCTGCAGAGCTTTGCAGTTGAGGGCGGTGATGCAGCCAGTCAGGATGCAGAATGATTTGAGGACGTGGGGGCTCATACCAAACTTTCTCAGCTGTCTGAGGAAGAGGCACTGCTGAGCTTTCTTCACTATTGCCTCAGTGGGAGTGGACCATGTGAGGTCCTCAGTGATATGGACACAGAGAaacttgaagctgttgacccacTCCACTGGCATCCTGTTGATGGTGATGGGAGTGTGCCCCCTGTCCTGTCTCCTGAAGTCCACTATAAGCTCCTTGGTCTTTTTGATGTTGAGCAAGAGGTTGCTTTTCTGACACCAGTGAGTCAGAGTGCGCACCTCTTCTCTGTAGGGCATCCTATCGTCGTCGGTGATCAGACGTAGCACCATTGTCATCTACAAATCTGACAATACTGGAGCTGTGGGGGACCATGTAGTCATGGGTGTATAAAGatttctaaaaattattttttgcctATTTTTACACAACCGCTAACCTATTAAAAAATGTGGGACATCTAAGCTTTCATTGTGACTTAGCTGCAAAAGTTAGAGCTCTGCTCTGAGCTCCTACAGGTCTAGGACCTGCTGCCTTGACTATGAATGAGCACAAGGCTGTAATGCCCCCCTACTGACCGCTAGGTGGCAGTACACAGTCCTGTCTTCTGACTATTGCACAGGTGGTTCTTGATTTATGAGGTTACATTCTGCAAAAATATAAGTTGAAAATACTTCTGTGTGATGCGGATCGCTGACACTGCCCAGCATTACAAGAGTATCGCTCCGCCtatcgcttgcccggggaaggaggaaaaaaaaaattggggaccacctgtactgtcaAGAATTGTGCCTATTTCAATGAGTTCTTTCACAAAACATGCAGCAGAGGAAACTATTCTTTACATAACATTGAGTAAACAGGCAGTTATCAGATCTgtgcacatttatttcttcaatACTTTTAAATGACAATGTTTTCGAACGGTGCAGCGTTTCTACACAAACCActcaaaatataattatacacCTGAAACCCTCCTCCATCATCCACCGtcattaagaaaattaaagaaaaaccaTGTAAAGGAAGAGCTTGTCCATACATTCCGGAAAGATACAAACCCCCAGTGATGATGGCAGGACAGCCAACGGTGAAGAAACGGCATCACTGTTCATGCAGAGAATGACCAGGGTGAGTGAGATATGTGGGATTTCAGCTGAGCaccctggaacacacacagcatcccCCCCACTCCCGAAGCTTGTAATCAGTTGAGAAAGAAGGGGGCCGTATGTCTCCCTGCAAATCCCGCCCCTTAGGGACACCCaactttttcaaaattactCCACCTCTCCTGCCATGTCTAACAGACCTGTTACCTCATTGGTCGGTGGCATCTCCCATCACAGCAGACTGTCACATGGCTCCCTCCCAGCAATATCACCTCAATGTCCAccccaaaacacaaagaaagccCATGGATCCCACTCCTGGCACCATCAGAACACCCAGCATGCAGCCCTCAACATCACAGGTTGAACAAGGCAATGGGATGTCCTACAACAGGAAGGGAACAAAGGCGCGCTCTGTACGATCCCTCTCGAGCCAAGGCCTCTGTGATGCATCCATCATGCAAGGAAGAGGGTGGCAGATGGACACCGACATGGTCCAGGTTGCAGGAGACCCAGGAATCAGCGCCGACTCATTCCGGACGTAAGCTGGTGGTGGCGGACGAGGGGCGACGGCTGCCCCTCAGCTTTCGTTTGGGGTCCTCGTCGGCAGGATGGATAGCCGGTGGGTGGGGCCATTGAGGCGGTCAAGCTCATCAACCTGCGGGGTGGGGACAGAGCCACCCCTGACCACGCCCTCCCCGGCCCCGGCCAGGTTGGGCACGCTCTTGCTGCGGACGCACTGGAAGTCCACGTGCCGGCTCTTGCCCTCTTCCTTCTCCCAGGACAGTTGGATGAACGGCCGTTGCACATAGTTGtagatgacctctgacctccctCCGGGCCGACGCTTGACCTTTTCCTTACAGGTGGGGTATCCTGGGAAATGGGCACCGGAGAAGAATAAAGCTTGAGCAAAAGGTCATCCTGCCTGGGCCTGACCTCTGAACAGGAACAATGATGATGTGACTACTTTACCACAAAGATGGGATTGCAGGAAAAACCTTCAACAGATTGTACTGTCAAGTCAAATTACAATTGTTCATCTtacaaaaactgacattttccattttatttttaattcagtttctcTTCTTGATCCGTGTCGATGAatggcagtaaaaaaaagacacccaGAGAGAACATTATTGCAAAACCGCCTTCGtttaactcacttccacagtgtttacatctcACATCCGTGTGTTGCTGGTGAATAATATTAAGGAAGTTAACACTAAAATACTAtaaagacgtgtgtgtgtgtttatttacagctATAGTCAAGGTTTTCAAAGACCCTAACAGGCAAAATGAATCAAGTGACTTTATCAACCTTTTATCGAGTGTGACGCAGCGGTCAAGGTTAttttggagttacgaacaaattTCTCAAACTGGGAAGTTTTTCCCAAACACAAGTGAGTAAAATACCATGAATATAAACTAGAGAAAGTTTGTAACTGTGTTCCGAAGTTGAAGAGCCGGTATTCTCACGCATTATTTAATTAGGCCACATAAGAAATATAACGCCACTGCCTGTCCCGTTATCCTCTATATATGGTTAATTGACAGATGAGCGCAACATCATTCACAAGACCCTCTAAAAATACGAAAACGATTATGGCGCAACCACACAGACCCGATTCCTGTAGCGATGCCGAAGGAGACACGAGCAGCGAGCCTCACCTTCGATGCCAATGCGGATGTTCTTGAGACCCCTCTCCTTGAGCAGTGCTTTGGCCACATCGCGGTTCTCGATGTACTTGAAGAAGCGGTACAGTTTGGTGCTGTACAGAACTGTACATGGGGACAGAACGGGCTCAGAGTGAACCAACGTGATGGTGAGAGGAGCACCAGGGTGCGCATGGAGACCAGGCTGGGTTCAGGTCAACGGGCTCACGTCACACAGGTTCCGCCAGACGTGTGGCAGAACAGAATCGACGGACTAAACGGAGCGTACCAGGGTACAGGTGGGGTAAGTGGCATCGAGTCGAATTTGACTCGTAGTGACCGCAGGTGTGGTTTTCTACTATGGTATTTTACTTAAGCTGAAATGTATACAATCCTCACAATTTGCACCGGGGGCAGAAGTTTGCAGTAAACAACCCACAGATTAACATTTGATGGTAACGCACGGGTTCCGAACTTAGtcgttcagctgacactttcctccaaagtagcTTATAACTATTTACTCCCTTAtaacagctgggtttttttttttttttactggagcaatttaggttaaataccttgctcaagggtggtacagctggaggtggaattcaaaccaacaacctttgggtccaaaggcagcgtagtggttaaagctgctaccGGCTTTCtgggggaagtggggggggaAGCAGCCCACACAAGCCACAGCTGGACGTGACTGACTGCACATAGAAATGGGCTACTGAAGTAAAGAAAATATCCAGTAAATTTCCTGCCCACTCGAACgtcacatgtacattttttgttttctcatttatcTCAACTGGCTGGAATAGAAAGTAAAAGCAGTTCCAAAGCTGCTGTCGGGGCCACCGCTCAGGACACCATTTAAAAGTGCCACCAGTGCCCTCGGCCAGCCCACCAATACCGCTGATGGCCGGCAGCCCCGTTGCCGTGGCAACGCCGCACCGTTATCCCGTGCGTTGTCGCCCGGGCGGCTTAGACCACAGCAGCACCGGACAGGGGGAGGACAGTCTACAGGGGGTAGCGAACTGTATCGGGGAGTGGGCGGAGCCTCACTTCGGCAACACTCCTCGTAAGGCTTTCATCTTCAACACCACGGACCCCGGCACAATGAACTGGCACCGAAAGGCAGTGGGCGGAGCCTTACTCTGGGAGTACTCCTCCCCCATGGGCGGCGGGTGTTCCCGGTCCCAGTCCACCGTGTCGTCATCGGTCAGCACCACGATGTGGCactctcgctctccctcctgGGCGCTGGACACCATGGCTGGCACCACGAGATCCTCCAGGAAGACCTCGAACTGCCGGCGCGCCCCGTCATTggacaactcatgcagcagggCACCTGGGGAAGGGGCAGGTGGCACGTGACCGAACACGACCGCGGTTCCTACCAACTGTACCGGAACACGCGTTACAAGCGGGGTAAGGTGGCGCGTGACGGCACTTACTGAGGTCACGACACCGCACCGTGCTGTGGTCAAAGTTGATGCAGAGGTAGTCGCACGCTTCGCGCAGCTCGGCCACGGACACGCCGTCCGGGCACCGCAGCACGCCCGTCTTGTAGAAGTCCTGAACGGCAAACGGGTGCATGAGGGCAGCCACCGGACACGGAACCAAAGACCCAACTCGGCGTTTAAGCGGAAAGTGTACGAAACGAGGACCAGTAGTAACGACACCCCTCACTGACCAGGATGACCTGGAAGATGGCGGCACTGATGCCTTCAGCCAGCTCGTATTCCCCTTTCCCGTTGGGCCGCGTGATGCTGTGCTGACGGGCCGCTCCAAACATCCTGTATCCACGACAACAGTTCACTCGGGACGGTTCTTTCCACCCATTAGCATTTATCTACCGTGTCAACTATGTTCGATGTGTGAAATCACTGCTACAGTCATGGAGAAAAATACTGACACCTGTTAATATCTTTCAAATAATTCAACATTTCTTCCAgatgacaattaaaaaaaaaaataaataaatcttttgcTGTCCAAACATTAATTTCTTTGGTTTGTGGAGGAACAGCATAAAAAGGCTGATTAATTTACCAAATCTCAGCTTGTTCTTCAGGAAATCCTAAAATGCCTCAGACAATATCATtagcacttacatttattcacttaggcgcttttgtccaaagcaatttacaacggatactacgtagtgttactagccccacacgccttattcaccgtggtgacttacactgctagacacacttcttacaatgggtcactcatccatacatcagtagaacacacacactctctctgtcactcatacactacggaggacctgaagagcatgtctttggactgtgggaggaaaccagagcagacacagggataacatgcaaactccacacagactgagcggggatcaaacccacgttctctcgcaccacccaggcgctgcgagacagctgcgctactcgctgtgccaccgtgccgcacTTTCCAGAAGGAATTTGAAATAATTCTTGTGCGATTAATGGGGGGGCACAACACTCATTGGAGCAGTTCGAACAGAAGAGAAGACTCATTCTCCTGCTTTATGCCCCAGCGTGAACCACTACGAGCGTGGcgagaagaaagaaaaccaaaGAATTTTCTGGGAGGGTGAGATGCGTCTGGAGCCAAGCATGGCCAGTCCCAGGGCTACCTTCAGTCCACCTTCAGAGACCTCGATGTTCTTTCGTCCACTGTACGAAATGTTATTGGGAAGGCTGAGCTCCACGGCACTGGAGCCAACCTCCCTGGATGTGGTCACCTTGTTGGAATGGTAGAGAACTGGTGGAGAACACCTTTTGATCAAC
Above is a genomic segment from Scleropages formosus chromosome 2, fSclFor1.1, whole genome shotgun sequence containing:
- the kctd20 gene encoding BTB/POZ domain-containing protein KCTD20 isoform X2, which gives rise to MRLQETFSVKSAASALCVCGQRRRVSRPPRARTDADAKRSPSRAERRRGARREQVPPVCPSCAERPGGSMKRRSRSCGTNGELQGAFSRDSDKRRQEERRPSAFRGSKMSGTPQREVEPVGGAQCKVTLVVDGTHFVVDPAAFIAHPDTMLGRMFGAARQHSITRPNGKGEYELAEGISAAIFQVILDFYKTGVLRCPDGVSVAELREACDYLCINFDHSTVRCRDLSALLHELSNDGARRQFEVFLEDLVVPAMVSSAQEGERECHIVVLTDDDTVDWDREHPPPMGEEYSQILYSTKLYRFFKYIENRDVAKALLKERGLKNIRIGIEGYPTCKEKVKRRPGGRSEVIYNYVQRPFIQLSWEKEEGKSRHVDFQCVRSKSVPNLAGAGEGVVRGGSVPTPQVDELDRLNGPTHRLSILPTRTPNES
- the kctd20 gene encoding BTB/POZ domain-containing protein KCTD20 isoform X1; translation: MRLQETFSVKSAASALCVCGQRRRVSRPPRARTDADAKRSPSRAERRRGARREQVPPVCPSCAERPGGSMKRRSRSCGTNGELQGAFSRDSDKRRQEERRPTTGAFRGSKMSGTPQREVEPVGGAQCKVTLVVDGTHFVVDPAAFIAHPDTMLGRMFGAARQHSITRPNGKGEYELAEGISAAIFQVILDFYKTGVLRCPDGVSVAELREACDYLCINFDHSTVRCRDLSALLHELSNDGARRQFEVFLEDLVVPAMVSSAQEGERECHIVVLTDDDTVDWDREHPPPMGEEYSQILYSTKLYRFFKYIENRDVAKALLKERGLKNIRIGIEGYPTCKEKVKRRPGGRSEVIYNYVQRPFIQLSWEKEEGKSRHVDFQCVRSKSVPNLAGAGEGVVRGGSVPTPQVDELDRLNGPTHRLSILPTRTPNES
- the kctd20 gene encoding BTB/POZ domain-containing protein KCTD20 isoform X3; amino-acid sequence: MSGTPQREVEPVGGAQCKVTLVVDGTHFVVDPAAFIAHPDTMLGRMFGAARQHSITRPNGKGEYELAEGISAAIFQVILDFYKTGVLRCPDGVSVAELREACDYLCINFDHSTVRCRDLSALLHELSNDGARRQFEVFLEDLVVPAMVSSAQEGERECHIVVLTDDDTVDWDREHPPPMGEEYSQILYSTKLYRFFKYIENRDVAKALLKERGLKNIRIGIEGYPTCKEKVKRRPGGRSEVIYNYVQRPFIQLSWEKEEGKSRHVDFQCVRSKSVPNLAGAGEGVVRGGSVPTPQVDELDRLNGPTHRLSILPTRTPNES